A portion of the Edaphobacter lichenicola genome contains these proteins:
- a CDS encoding lysozyme family protein, translating to MATYIEQSLAKLKEFEGCVPWMYRDTVGKVTVGVGLMLPDAKAAQALPFTFAAGSDTRPATPEEIAAEYTRVDTLPLGRASAFYKSPTALELPQQIIDTKLTSVLEGFEADLRTQLPHYDTLPDSVKMALLDMIYNLGPAGLFKGFPHLIAAVDAGAWAQAAERCIRRGPSAARNAWTREQFLDAVVTTIKAETETWLKRIWARIRQTLNVLFGRRT from the coding sequence GTGGCGACATACATAGAGCAATCGCTTGCCAAGCTAAAAGAGTTCGAAGGCTGCGTACCGTGGATGTATCGCGACACGGTAGGAAAAGTAACGGTCGGCGTCGGCCTGATGCTCCCTGACGCCAAAGCCGCGCAAGCTCTTCCGTTCACCTTCGCCGCAGGTTCGGATACACGCCCCGCCACACCCGAAGAGATCGCCGCCGAATACACCCGCGTCGACACCCTACCCCTCGGCCGAGCATCCGCGTTCTACAAGTCGCCCACCGCCCTCGAACTCCCCCAACAAATCATCGACACCAAACTCACCTCCGTCCTCGAAGGCTTCGAAGCCGACCTCCGCACCCAGCTCCCCCACTACGACACCCTCCCCGACAGCGTAAAGATGGCGCTCCTCGACATGATCTACAACCTCGGCCCCGCAGGCCTCTTCAAAGGCTTCCCTCACCTCATCGCCGCGGTCGACGCCGGAGCATGGGCTCAGGCCGCCGAACGCTGCATCCGCCGAGGCCCCAGTGCAGCCCGTAACGCATGGACACGAGAGCAGTTCCTCGACGCCGTCGTCACCACCATCAAGGCAGAAACCGAGACCTGGCTGAAGCGAATCTGGGCCCGCATACGTCAAACCCTGAACGTCCTATTTGGCCGGCGCACATAG
- a CDS encoding glycoside hydrolase family 88/105 protein produces MSSLNFVLLRRVGLSVLFGAACSCCFAQTAPVAAPVAKVVPVDGAAAGDAPDDPGPLASDLSAQLKPKAIDKAMKKVADWQVGYAEAHFNKQWTFAALYDGLLAASKTTDDPKYREAVQRLAERSDWTLLNARFPHADDQALGQAYLDLYLNDPQPKRMADTKEIMDRLIVRQDDPDKLLWWWCDALFMSPPVLSRMYLITNDRKYLDYMDHEWWLTSGSLYDPHEHLYFRDSRYFTQKQANGKPIFWSRGNGWVMGALVNVLRIMPADYPSRPKYVAQFKEMAEKLAAIQGPDGLWRSGLLDPDSYDLPEVSGSAFFTYAIAYGINEKILDRKTYLPIVERSWKGILAHIYANGRLGSIQPIDGQPGKFKPSASYVYGVGGFLLAGSEMHRLAESKH; encoded by the coding sequence ATGTCTTCATTGAATTTTGTATTGCTTCGTCGTGTCGGTCTGAGTGTTTTGTTTGGTGCGGCTTGTTCCTGCTGTTTTGCGCAGACGGCACCGGTTGCTGCGCCGGTTGCCAAGGTTGTTCCAGTAGATGGCGCCGCTGCTGGTGATGCGCCGGATGATCCGGGCCCGCTTGCGAGCGACCTCTCCGCTCAGTTGAAGCCGAAGGCGATCGATAAGGCGATGAAGAAGGTTGCGGACTGGCAGGTTGGGTACGCGGAGGCGCACTTCAATAAGCAATGGACGTTTGCTGCGCTCTATGACGGCCTGCTTGCGGCTTCGAAGACTACGGATGATCCAAAGTATCGCGAAGCTGTGCAGCGGTTAGCCGAGCGTTCGGACTGGACGCTGCTCAACGCACGGTTTCCGCATGCGGATGATCAAGCGCTGGGGCAGGCTTATCTCGATCTTTATCTTAACGATCCGCAGCCGAAGCGTATGGCCGATACCAAAGAGATTATGGATCGGTTGATTGTTCGACAGGACGATCCGGACAAGCTGCTGTGGTGGTGGTGCGATGCGCTGTTCATGTCGCCGCCGGTGTTGTCGCGTATGTATCTGATCACGAATGATCGCAAGTACCTCGACTATATGGATCATGAGTGGTGGCTTACCTCTGGCAGTCTCTACGACCCGCATGAGCACCTGTACTTTCGCGACAGCCGGTACTTTACGCAGAAGCAGGCGAACGGCAAGCCGATCTTCTGGTCGCGAGGGAATGGTTGGGTGATGGGCGCGCTCGTCAATGTGCTTCGGATCATGCCGGCGGATTATCCGTCGCGTCCGAAGTATGTTGCTCAGTTCAAGGAGATGGCCGAGAAACTGGCGGCTATCCAAGGTCCGGATGGGCTATGGCGTTCGGGTCTGCTTGATCCGGACTCGTATGATCTGCCGGAGGTTTCGGGCTCTGCGTTTTTCACTTATGCGATTGCGTACGGGATCAACGAGAAGATTCTTGACCGCAAGACGTATCTGCCGATAGTAGAGCGATCGTGGAAGGGAATACTTGCGCATATCTATGCCAACGGACGGCTGGGTTCCATTCAGCCGATCGATGGGCAACCGGGCAAGTTCAAACCGTCGGCTAGCTATGTGTACGGAGTGGGTGGTTTTCTACTGGCGGGATCCGAGATGCATCGGCTCGCTGAATCGAAGCACTAA
- a CDS encoding glycoside hydrolase family 2 protein: MTKTYSRRSFLKTSAAAAAASLLPSLPLRASIATMGGSEDPHAHRLANGWEFLQGSLGSPWEAWHSEEVAVWQQVAMPHCFNAYDGCDPDVPYYRGNGWYRTHAPIANPFKNGRTLLHFEGAGQTTTVCVGEKLAGKHTGGYDEFVFDITDLLPATDNTKTAKNKGVPISVLCDNSRDQDRMPSDLSDFSLYGGLYRHVNMVFVPEVSFETIHIHTELASSAGQIVSVLGSLHNPTASTEQLQISIEVFDAKGTQIHASKHTIAPWKDATELTTFTIQKPHLWSPSDPHLYECRITLHGATNSGVDTEYIAHETFGIRHIEFVQHGPFKLNGERLLLRGTHRHEDHAGYAAAMPDDLIDQEMQLIKDMGVNFIRLAHYQQSRRVLELCDRLGILVWEEIPWCRGGVGDDTFKEMGRRTLRNMIAQHYNHPSIILWGLGNEDDWPTEYPEVNQQAIRTYLQELNALSHQLDPSRFTTIRRCDFARDIPDVYSPSIWAGWYRGTYPEYQKTLETERDRVNHLFHAEWGADSHAGRHSEDPDKALAKIVTGKGTDERGMDYLPTGGQARVSKDGDWSETYACNLFDWHLKTQETLPWLTGSAQWVFKDFTTPLRVENPVPRINQKGLIERDMTPKESYFVFQSYWTKDPMAHIYGHTWPIRWGADGEEKMVKVYSNCDTAELFVNGRSAGVTHRDSQNFPAAGLRWMTPFTPGKNTLRVTATKSGKSITDEITFVYQTETWGTPAEIKLNEKSRSTLDGKETVTVEAKLYDAKGVLCLDARNRIRFKIAGLGTLIDNRGTTKASRVVELCNGRSEITLIRNNGSSVVSVTTSNIKPAFCAIA; encoded by the coding sequence GTGACTAAGACATATTCGCGGAGAAGTTTCCTCAAGACCAGCGCCGCCGCAGCGGCTGCTTCGCTACTCCCAAGCCTTCCCCTGCGCGCATCCATCGCAACCATGGGCGGCAGCGAAGATCCGCACGCGCATCGCCTCGCGAACGGATGGGAGTTTTTGCAAGGCTCTCTGGGCAGTCCGTGGGAGGCATGGCACAGCGAAGAGGTTGCCGTCTGGCAACAGGTAGCAATGCCCCACTGCTTCAACGCCTACGACGGCTGCGATCCCGACGTCCCATACTACCGCGGCAATGGTTGGTATCGAACGCATGCGCCAATCGCCAACCCATTCAAAAATGGCCGCACTCTATTGCACTTCGAAGGCGCAGGCCAGACGACAACCGTCTGCGTCGGTGAAAAACTCGCAGGCAAACATACCGGAGGCTACGACGAGTTCGTCTTCGATATCACAGACCTCCTTCCAGCCACTGACAACACCAAAACAGCAAAGAATAAGGGCGTCCCAATCTCGGTCCTTTGCGACAACTCGCGCGATCAGGACCGCATGCCCTCCGATCTCAGCGACTTCAGCCTCTACGGCGGCCTCTACCGCCACGTCAACATGGTCTTCGTCCCCGAAGTTTCGTTTGAAACCATCCACATCCACACCGAACTGGCGTCGTCCGCAGGGCAAATAGTCTCCGTCCTTGGCTCGCTGCATAACCCCACCGCCTCGACCGAGCAACTGCAAATCTCCATTGAAGTCTTTGACGCAAAGGGTACTCAAATCCACGCTTCAAAGCACACCATTGCGCCCTGGAAAGACGCAACCGAGCTAACCACTTTCACCATCCAGAAACCGCACCTCTGGAGCCCGTCAGACCCACACCTTTACGAGTGCCGCATCACGCTTCACGGAGCGACAAACAGCGGTGTAGACACGGAGTACATCGCCCACGAGACCTTCGGCATCCGCCACATCGAGTTCGTCCAGCACGGCCCCTTCAAACTCAATGGCGAACGCCTCCTCCTGCGCGGCACGCATCGCCACGAAGATCACGCAGGCTACGCAGCAGCGATGCCCGACGACCTGATCGATCAGGAGATGCAGCTCATCAAAGACATGGGCGTGAACTTCATCCGCCTCGCGCATTATCAACAATCACGTCGCGTCCTCGAGCTCTGCGACCGCCTCGGCATCCTCGTCTGGGAAGAGATCCCATGGTGTCGTGGAGGCGTCGGCGACGACACCTTCAAAGAGATGGGCCGCCGCACCCTTCGCAACATGATCGCGCAGCACTACAACCATCCTAGCATCATCCTCTGGGGTCTCGGCAACGAAGATGATTGGCCCACCGAATATCCCGAAGTCAATCAGCAAGCCATCCGCACCTACCTGCAAGAGTTGAACGCACTCTCCCACCAACTCGATCCATCACGCTTCACCACGATCCGCCGCTGCGACTTCGCACGCGATATCCCCGACGTTTACTCCCCCTCCATATGGGCAGGCTGGTACCGCGGCACCTACCCCGAATATCAAAAGACCCTCGAAACCGAGCGCGACCGCGTCAACCATCTCTTCCACGCCGAGTGGGGCGCCGACAGCCACGCAGGCCGTCACTCCGAAGACCCCGACAAGGCACTCGCCAAAATTGTAACCGGCAAAGGCACAGATGAACGCGGCATGGACTACCTCCCCACCGGAGGACAAGCCCGCGTCTCAAAGGACGGCGACTGGTCCGAAACCTACGCCTGCAATCTCTTCGACTGGCACTTGAAAACCCAGGAAACTCTGCCATGGCTCACCGGCTCCGCCCAATGGGTCTTCAAAGACTTCACCACTCCCCTGCGCGTAGAAAATCCCGTCCCCCGAATCAACCAGAAGGGCCTGATCGAACGCGACATGACTCCCAAAGAGTCCTACTTCGTCTTCCAGTCCTACTGGACCAAAGATCCAATGGCCCACATCTACGGCCACACCTGGCCCATCCGATGGGGCGCCGACGGCGAAGAGAAGATGGTCAAGGTCTACTCCAACTGCGATACCGCCGAGCTCTTCGTCAACGGAAGATCCGCCGGCGTAACACACCGCGACAGCCAAAACTTTCCCGCTGCCGGCCTTCGCTGGATGACTCCATTCACTCCCGGCAAAAACACTCTCCGCGTCACCGCAACCAAATCCGGCAAGAGCATTACCGACGAGATCACCTTCGTCTACCAAACCGAGACCTGGGGCACGCCCGCAGAGATCAAACTCAACGAAAAGTCCCGCAGCACACTCGACGGTAAAGAAACAGTCACCGTAGAGGCAAAGCTCTACGACGCAAAGGGCGTCCTCTGCCTCGACGCGCGCAACCGCATACGCTTCAAGATCGCTGGCCTCGGCACTCTCATTGACAATCGCGGCACCACCAAAGCCTCCCGTGTCGTCGAACTCTGCAACGGCCGCTCGGAGATCACCCTGATTCGCAACAACGGCAGCTCCGTAGTCAGCGTCACCACCTCAAACATCAAACCCGCCTTTTGCGCCATCGCCTGA
- a CDS encoding 3-hydroxyacyl-CoA dehydrogenase/enoyl-CoA hydratase family protein yields the protein MPPSTTAATSTKHKQIRKVAVLGAGTMGSRIAAHMTNAGLPVVLLDIVPPGTEAGAAKQERNKFVLAAMDGLKKSKPAAFYSPESARLITIGNFDDDLALIADCDWIIEVVAENLEIKRALLDKVQKHRHADSIITSNTSGLPIHEIVEGMPMQLRRHWFGTHFFNPPRYMRLLEIIPTPDTDPADVAAVEHFCDLRLGKAIVHSHDTPNFIANRIGTFSMGNAIRLMQAQGLSIEEVDTLTGSALGWPKTGTFRLGDMVGVDVLAHVATNFSKQAERIKDERAEVTLAPFIGKMLENKWLGDKAKQGFYKKEGKDAEGRDLRHVLDWQTLDYKPSTRPKFPAIEMAKNVESSAARIAQLLHGDVTKDKAAAFYWPLLTELFTYSANRVPEIADNIVEIDQAMKTGFNWELGPFEMFDAAGVRATTEKMRTGGAPISANVEKLLAYAEKHGESNVSWYKDDTSVPSGRLFFDPVSSSYKPVVTADGVTSLAVTKKANGVVKKNPGASVIDLGNGVAAIELHSKMNALGDDIVNLITQTLKPSSEIVGNFEAFVITGDSANFSVGANLMQLLLGVQEEEWDEVEMAVRAFQNMTQAIKFCPRPVVVAPYGMCLGGGVEISLHAAARQPHAELYMGLVEAGVGLIPGGGGCKEMTIRSIEAGSSIRPDARGEGVEIFEALKKNFETIAMAKVSTSAAEARTMGFFRPSDSITMNRERLLTDAKTKARAIADAGYSAPAVRTDIAAPGENALATLKLAVWTMREGQYISDHDAKVANWVAYALCGGKVTPGTPVTEQYLLDLEREAFLSLCGEKKTQERIAFTLKTGKPLRN from the coding sequence ATGCCCCCCAGCACCACTGCCGCGACTTCGACCAAACATAAACAGATCAGAAAAGTAGCAGTTCTTGGAGCCGGGACGATGGGTTCCCGCATTGCCGCACATATGACGAATGCGGGTCTGCCTGTCGTTCTGCTGGACATCGTTCCACCGGGGACGGAGGCTGGGGCAGCAAAGCAGGAGCGCAATAAGTTCGTTCTGGCTGCGATGGATGGCCTGAAGAAGTCGAAGCCTGCGGCTTTTTACTCTCCAGAGAGCGCGAGGTTGATTACGATTGGGAACTTCGATGACGATCTTGCGCTGATCGCTGATTGCGATTGGATCATCGAAGTTGTGGCAGAGAACCTTGAGATTAAACGGGCGCTGCTCGATAAGGTACAGAAGCACCGGCATGCAGATTCAATCATCACAAGCAATACAAGCGGATTGCCGATCCATGAGATTGTCGAAGGGATGCCGATGCAGCTGCGGCGCCATTGGTTCGGCACGCATTTTTTCAATCCGCCACGGTACATGAGGCTGCTCGAGATTATTCCTACGCCTGATACGGATCCGGCGGATGTTGCAGCGGTGGAGCACTTTTGCGATCTGCGGCTGGGTAAGGCCATTGTGCACTCGCACGATACGCCGAACTTTATTGCGAATCGCATCGGCACGTTCTCGATGGGTAATGCGATTCGATTGATGCAGGCACAGGGGTTGTCGATTGAAGAGGTCGATACGCTGACTGGTTCCGCATTGGGATGGCCGAAGACGGGGACGTTTCGTCTGGGCGATATGGTTGGCGTGGACGTGCTCGCGCATGTTGCTACAAACTTTTCCAAACAGGCGGAGCGCATCAAGGATGAACGTGCTGAGGTGACGCTTGCGCCGTTCATCGGCAAGATGCTGGAGAACAAATGGCTGGGGGATAAGGCTAAGCAGGGCTTTTATAAGAAAGAAGGAAAAGACGCTGAGGGCCGCGATCTGCGGCATGTTCTCGATTGGCAGACCCTGGACTACAAGCCAAGCACGCGGCCGAAGTTTCCCGCGATCGAGATGGCGAAGAATGTGGAGTCCAGTGCGGCTCGGATTGCGCAGCTTCTGCATGGCGATGTCACCAAGGACAAGGCGGCTGCTTTTTATTGGCCGCTGTTGACCGAGCTATTCACGTATAGCGCGAATCGTGTGCCCGAGATTGCGGACAACATCGTTGAGATCGATCAGGCGATGAAGACTGGCTTCAATTGGGAGCTTGGGCCGTTCGAGATGTTCGATGCTGCGGGCGTTCGCGCTACCACGGAGAAGATGCGTACTGGAGGGGCGCCCATTTCGGCGAATGTGGAGAAGCTTCTTGCCTATGCGGAGAAGCATGGCGAGTCGAATGTGAGCTGGTATAAGGACGACACTTCGGTTCCGTCGGGTCGACTCTTCTTCGATCCGGTAAGCAGTTCGTATAAGCCTGTCGTTACGGCAGATGGTGTTACTTCGCTGGCTGTGACCAAAAAAGCGAACGGCGTGGTGAAGAAGAACCCGGGCGCGTCAGTGATCGATTTGGGCAATGGGGTTGCGGCGATTGAGCTTCACTCGAAGATGAATGCTCTTGGCGATGACATCGTTAATTTGATCACGCAGACGCTGAAGCCTTCGAGTGAGATTGTCGGGAACTTTGAGGCGTTCGTGATTACCGGTGATTCAGCTAACTTCTCGGTTGGCGCGAATTTGATGCAACTGCTGCTTGGCGTGCAGGAAGAGGAGTGGGACGAGGTCGAGATGGCCGTGCGGGCGTTCCAAAATATGACGCAGGCGATCAAGTTCTGCCCGCGGCCCGTGGTGGTTGCGCCGTATGGAATGTGTCTCGGGGGAGGCGTCGAGATTTCGCTGCATGCTGCGGCGCGGCAGCCTCATGCTGAGTTGTATATGGGATTGGTTGAAGCTGGTGTTGGGTTGATTCCTGGTGGTGGGGGCTGCAAGGAGATGACGATTCGGAGCATCGAAGCTGGATCGAGCATTCGGCCGGATGCGCGCGGAGAGGGTGTCGAGATCTTTGAGGCGTTGAAGAAGAACTTTGAGACGATTGCGATGGCGAAGGTTTCGACCAGTGCGGCGGAGGCTCGTACGATGGGATTTTTTAGGCCATCCGACAGCATCACGATGAATCGCGAACGGCTGTTGACCGATGCGAAGACGAAGGCTCGGGCGATTGCAGATGCTGGCTATAGTGCACCTGCTGTTCGTACCGATATCGCAGCGCCTGGCGAAAATGCATTGGCCACGTTGAAGTTAGCGGTGTGGACGATGAGGGAGGGGCAGTACATCTCCGATCATGATGCGAAGGTTGCGAACTGGGTGGCGTACGCTCTGTGTGGAGGCAAGGTTACGCCGGGCACTCCAGTGACGGAGCAGTATCTGCTTGATCTTGAGCGCGAGGCGTTTTTGTCGCTGTGCGGTGAGAAGAAGACTCAGGAGCGGATTGCGTTCACGCTGAAGACTGGAAAGCCTTTGAGGAACTAG
- a CDS encoding ROK family transcriptional regulator gives MPTSQSSRFTFTRRQSASNKTPRQINRNLVFNLIRTRQPLSRADLARVSGLQRSTVSLIVEELIKERWVLEGSTGRPPRGRRPTFLELNLQRAVIALDIHPSQTTVAVTDLGGKIVAQNVVELPDDPKKAIQPIIAAIKKLIAANSDKSFDGIGISLPGRADPIREEPIFAPNLKWPISSIKSRIQKATGLRVEMDNVANACALSEVWFGDSDGLHDLVVVNVSEGIGTGIFANGQLLRGANGMAGEFGHVQMEINGPRCGCGGRGCWETVASNRAGLRYYEEMSGNASPASFAALVKMAQASDTNAVKALEKMSSFLGRGLRMIASALAPSEIVVVGDITAAWYLFGPIVEAELKQNALSREPRLRPSFEGNTARLRSAVALVMNGSLV, from the coding sequence ATGCCTACCTCCCAGTCTTCTCGGTTTACGTTTACCCGCAGACAAAGCGCGTCGAACAAGACGCCACGTCAGATCAACCGGAATCTCGTTTTCAATTTGATACGGACTCGTCAACCGCTGTCGCGCGCGGATCTCGCTCGCGTCTCTGGACTGCAGCGCAGCACGGTTTCGCTGATCGTCGAGGAGTTGATTAAGGAGAGGTGGGTGCTTGAGGGTTCGACCGGGAGACCGCCGCGAGGGCGTAGACCAACGTTCCTTGAACTGAATCTTCAGCGGGCTGTGATTGCGCTTGATATTCATCCGTCGCAGACGACGGTTGCCGTGACGGACCTCGGCGGCAAGATCGTCGCACAGAATGTCGTTGAGTTGCCGGATGATCCGAAGAAGGCGATTCAGCCGATTATTGCGGCGATTAAAAAGCTGATTGCTGCAAATAGTGACAAGTCGTTTGACGGCATCGGGATCAGTTTGCCTGGGCGCGCTGACCCGATTCGCGAAGAGCCAATCTTTGCACCGAATCTGAAATGGCCCATCTCTAGTATCAAATCGCGTATTCAAAAGGCTACCGGGTTGCGCGTCGAGATGGACAATGTGGCCAACGCCTGTGCGCTCTCTGAGGTGTGGTTTGGGGATAGCGACGGCTTGCACGATCTGGTGGTGGTGAATGTGTCGGAGGGTATTGGAACAGGCATCTTTGCGAACGGACAGTTGCTGCGTGGAGCGAATGGCATGGCAGGAGAGTTTGGCCATGTGCAGATGGAGATCAATGGACCACGCTGTGGGTGCGGAGGGCGTGGTTGCTGGGAGACGGTTGCTTCGAATCGTGCAGGTCTACGTTACTACGAGGAGATGAGTGGAAACGCTTCGCCAGCGAGCTTCGCGGCGTTGGTGAAGATGGCGCAAGCGAGCGATACGAATGCCGTGAAGGCGCTTGAGAAGATGTCTTCGTTTCTGGGCCGTGGGTTGCGGATGATAGCTTCTGCGCTGGCACCAAGCGAGATTGTCGTCGTGGGCGATATTACTGCTGCGTGGTATTTATTCGGGCCGATCGTTGAGGCAGAGCTGAAACAGAATGCGCTCTCGAGGGAGCCGAGGTTGCGGCCTTCTTTTGAAGGGAATACTGCAAGACTGCGTAGTGCGGTCGCTCTGGTGATGAATGGAAGCCTGGTCTAA